A stretch of the Salarias fasciatus chromosome 3, fSalaFa1.1, whole genome shotgun sequence genome encodes the following:
- the LOC115408305 gene encoding zinc finger protein 239-like, whose protein sequence is MELGTSQKGERLFLNFESDSSKVPSFKEQSDQSFSKQSFLKIHMKSHTGEKPYSCETCGKSFVKKSYLKRHMRTHTGEKPYSCETCGKSLVKLSSLKSHMRTHTGEKPYSCETCGKSFVDKSYLKIHMRTHTGEKPYSCETCGKTLVTQSSLKSHMRTHTGEKPYSCETCAKSFDYQCYLKVHMRTHTGEKPYSCESCGKGFHKRAYLNIHMRTHTGEKPYSCESCGKGFRKQAYLNIHMRTHTGEKPYSCETCGKSFSERRYLKVHMRTHTGEKPYSCET, encoded by the exons ATGGAACTTGGTACCAGCCAGAAGGGAGAGCGACTTTTTCTGAATTTTGAAAGTGATTCCTCTAAGGTTCCCTCTTTTAAGGAGCAAAGTGACCAAAGCTTTTCCAAGCAGAGTTTTTTGAAGATTCATATGAAatctcacactggtgagaagccatattcttgtgaaacgtgtgggaaAAGTTTTGTTAAAAAGAGTTATTTGAAAAggcacatgagaactcacactggtgagaagccgtattcttgtgaaacgtgtgggaaAAGTTTAGTTAAACTGAGTTCTTTGAAGagtcacatgagaactcacacaggtgagaagccgtattcttgtgaaacgtgtgggaaAAGTTTTGTTGATAAGAGTTATTTGAaaattcacatgagaactcacactggtgagaagccgtattcttgtgaaacgtgtgggaaAACTTTAGTTACACAGAGTTCTTTGAAGagtcacatgagaactcacactggtgagaagccatattcttgtgaaacatgtgccAAAAGCTTTGACTATCAGTGTTatttgaaggttcacatgagaactcacactggtgagaagccgtattcttgtgaatcaTGTGGCAAAGGTTTCCATAAACGGGCTTATTTAAAtattcacatgagaactcacactggtgagaagccttattcttgtgaatCATGTGGCAAAGGTTTCCGTAAACAGGCTTATTTAAAtattcacatgagaactcacactggtgagaagccgtattcttgtgaaacgtgtgggaaAA GTTTCAGTGAACGCAGATatttgaaggttcacatgagaactcacactggtgaaaagccgtattcttgtgaaacgtag